A genomic stretch from Acinonyx jubatus isolate Ajub_Pintada_27869175 chromosome E2, VMU_Ajub_asm_v1.0, whole genome shotgun sequence includes:
- the TSKS gene encoding testis-specific serine kinase substrate isoform X4, with protein sequence MASVVVKTIWQSKEIHEAGDPPAGVESHSELVPEAPEGVSTPAKGITKKKKAVSFHGVEPRMSHKPMHWCLNLKRSSACTNVSLLNLAAMEPTDSSGTDSTTEDSGPLVLPVPPASPTLPWASDDPDISEILSGVNSGLVRAKDSITSLKEKTTRVNQHVQTLQSECSVLSENLERRRQEAEELEGYCSQLKGPCPGVLTQENCLKVTQSVEDAEIKTNVLKQNSALLEEKLRYLQQQLQNETPRRQEAEVQELEQKLEAGLSRQGLGPPAQPPGSSGPPGSPNEPPRPRSLASGGWGMGPRAGEGPVVSEKELQKVSAGLEELRREVSSLTARWHQEEGAVQEALRLLGGLGGRLDGFLGQWERAQREQAQTARGLQELRGRADELCTLVERSAVSVASLRSELEGLGPMKPILEELGRQFRSSRRGSDLSMTLDRPPQGSCARCASQGQQLSTESLQQLLERALTPLVDEVKQRGLAPACPSCQRLHKKILELERQALAKHIRAEALSSTLRLAQDEALRAKNLLLTDKMKPEEKVATLDYVHLKMCSLHDQLSNLPLEGSTGTMGGGSGGGAPPKRGGPAPEQ encoded by the exons CCCGAGGCTCCTGAGGGGGTGAGCACCCCGGCCAAGGGGATCACGAAGAAAAAGAAGGCCGTGTCGTTCCACGG GGTGGAGCCTCGGATGTCCCACAAGCCAATGCACTGGTGCCTGAACCTCAAGAGGTCCTCCGCCTGCACCAATGTGTCACTGCTCAACCTGGCCGCGATGGAGCCCACTGACTCCTCAGGGACAGACTCAACCACAGAGGACAGTGGCCCGCTTGTACTGCCggtgccccctgcctcccccactctaCCCTGGGCTTCGGATGACCCAGACATCTCGGAAATACTG AGTGGGGTCAACAGTGGATTGGTCCGTGCCAAAGACTCCATCACCAGCTTGAAGGAAAAGACCACCAGGGTTAACCAGCACGTGCAGACGCTGCAG AGTGAGTGTTCTGTGCTGAGCGAGAATCTAGAGAGAAGGCGGCAAGAGGCAGAGGAACTAGAAGGCTACTGCAGTCAACTCAAG GGCCCCTGCCCTGGTGTTCTGACCCAGGAGAACTGCCTGAAGGTGACCCAGTCGGTGGAAGACGCTGAAATAAAAACCAACGTCCTGAAGCAGAACTCTGCCCTGCTggag GAGAAGCTGCGTTATCTCCAGCAGCAGCTGCAGAACGAGACACCGCGGAGGCAGGAGGCCGAGGTGCAGGAGCTGGAGCAGAAGCTGGAGGCTGGCCTCTCTCGGCAGGGCCTGGGCCCCCCCGCCCAGCCTCCTGGCTCCTCTGGCCCTCCGGGGAGCCCCAACGAACCCCCGCGACCGCGCAGCCTGGCCTCAGGCGGTTGGGGAATGGGGCCGCGGGCGGGGGAGGGCCCCGTCGTGAGCGAGAAGGAGTTGCAGAAAGTCTCTGCCGGCCTTGAGGAGCTGAG GAGGGAGGTGTCCTCGCTGACTGCCCGGTGGCATCAGGAGGAGGGGGCGGTACAGGAGGCCCTGCGGCTGCTCGGGGGCCTGGGCGGCAGGCTCGACGGCTTCCTGGGCCAGTGGGAGCGGGCGCAGCGTGAGCAGGCGCAGACCGCGCGGGGCCTACAGGAGCTGCGAGGCCGGGCGGATGAGCTGTGCACCTT GGTGGAGCGATCTGCAGTGTCTGTGGCTTCACTGAGGAGCGAACTGGAGGGGCTGGGCCCAATGAAACCTATTCTGGAGGAGCTGGGGCGGCAATTTCGGAGCTCTCGAAGAGGGTCTGACCTCTCCATGACCCTGGATCGGCCGCCCCAAGGCTCCTGTGCCCGCTGTGCCAG ccaGGGGCAGCAGCTGTCCACCGAGTCCCTGCAGCAGCTACTGGAGCGAGCACTGACCCCTCTAGTGGATGAGGTGAAGCAGAGGGGCCTGGCTCCCGCCTGCCCCAGCTGCCAGCGGCTACACAAGAAGATTCTG GAGCTGGAGCGCCAGGCCTTGGCCAAACACATCAGGGCAGAGGCCCTAAGCTCCACCCTTCGGCTGGCCCAAGACGAAGCCTTGCGGGCCAAGAACCTGCTGCTGACCGACAAGATGAAGCCGGA ggagaaggtggccactCTGGACTATGTACACCTGAAGATGTGCTCCCTCCACGATCAACTCAGCAACCTGCCACTTGAGGGGTCCACAGGGACGATGGGGGGAGGAAGCGGTGGGGGAGCTCCCCCAAAACGTGGGGGCCCAGCCCCTGAACAATAA
- the TSKS gene encoding testis-specific serine kinase substrate isoform X1: MASVVVKTIWQSKEIHEAGDPPAGVESHSELVPEAPEGVSTPAKGITKKKKAVSFHGVEPRMSHKPMHWCLNLKRSSACTNVSLLNLAAMEPTDSSGTDSTTEDSGPLVLPVPPASPTLPWASDDPDISEILSGVNSGLVRAKDSITSLKEKTTRVNQHVQTLQSECSVLSENLERRRQEAEELEGYCSQLKGPCPGVLTQENCLKVTQSVEDAEIKTNVLKQNSALLEEKLRYLQQQLQNETPRRQEAEVQELEQKLEAGLSRQGLGPPAQPPGSSGPPGSPNEPPRPRSLASGGWGMGPRAGEGPVVSEKELQKVSAGLEELRREVSSLTARWHQEEGAVQEALRLLGGLGGRLDGFLGQWERAQREQAQTARGLQELRGRADELCTLVERSAVSVASLRSELEGLGPMKPILEELGRQFRSSRRGSDLSMTLDRPPQGSCARCASQGQQLSTESLQQLLERALTPLVDEVKQRGLAPACPSCQRLHKKILPSPASPAAPTLLSPGAGAPGLGQTHQGRGPKLHPSAGPRRSLAGQEPAADRQDEAGVRKEAEGVGGGEKVATLDYVHLKMCSLHDQLSNLPLEGSTGTMGGGSGGGAPPKRGGPAPEQ, encoded by the exons CCCGAGGCTCCTGAGGGGGTGAGCACCCCGGCCAAGGGGATCACGAAGAAAAAGAAGGCCGTGTCGTTCCACGG GGTGGAGCCTCGGATGTCCCACAAGCCAATGCACTGGTGCCTGAACCTCAAGAGGTCCTCCGCCTGCACCAATGTGTCACTGCTCAACCTGGCCGCGATGGAGCCCACTGACTCCTCAGGGACAGACTCAACCACAGAGGACAGTGGCCCGCTTGTACTGCCggtgccccctgcctcccccactctaCCCTGGGCTTCGGATGACCCAGACATCTCGGAAATACTG AGTGGGGTCAACAGTGGATTGGTCCGTGCCAAAGACTCCATCACCAGCTTGAAGGAAAAGACCACCAGGGTTAACCAGCACGTGCAGACGCTGCAG AGTGAGTGTTCTGTGCTGAGCGAGAATCTAGAGAGAAGGCGGCAAGAGGCAGAGGAACTAGAAGGCTACTGCAGTCAACTCAAG GGCCCCTGCCCTGGTGTTCTGACCCAGGAGAACTGCCTGAAGGTGACCCAGTCGGTGGAAGACGCTGAAATAAAAACCAACGTCCTGAAGCAGAACTCTGCCCTGCTggag GAGAAGCTGCGTTATCTCCAGCAGCAGCTGCAGAACGAGACACCGCGGAGGCAGGAGGCCGAGGTGCAGGAGCTGGAGCAGAAGCTGGAGGCTGGCCTCTCTCGGCAGGGCCTGGGCCCCCCCGCCCAGCCTCCTGGCTCCTCTGGCCCTCCGGGGAGCCCCAACGAACCCCCGCGACCGCGCAGCCTGGCCTCAGGCGGTTGGGGAATGGGGCCGCGGGCGGGGGAGGGCCCCGTCGTGAGCGAGAAGGAGTTGCAGAAAGTCTCTGCCGGCCTTGAGGAGCTGAG GAGGGAGGTGTCCTCGCTGACTGCCCGGTGGCATCAGGAGGAGGGGGCGGTACAGGAGGCCCTGCGGCTGCTCGGGGGCCTGGGCGGCAGGCTCGACGGCTTCCTGGGCCAGTGGGAGCGGGCGCAGCGTGAGCAGGCGCAGACCGCGCGGGGCCTACAGGAGCTGCGAGGCCGGGCGGATGAGCTGTGCACCTT GGTGGAGCGATCTGCAGTGTCTGTGGCTTCACTGAGGAGCGAACTGGAGGGGCTGGGCCCAATGAAACCTATTCTGGAGGAGCTGGGGCGGCAATTTCGGAGCTCTCGAAGAGGGTCTGACCTCTCCATGACCCTGGATCGGCCGCCCCAAGGCTCCTGTGCCCGCTGTGCCAG ccaGGGGCAGCAGCTGTCCACCGAGTCCCTGCAGCAGCTACTGGAGCGAGCACTGACCCCTCTAGTGGATGAGGTGAAGCAGAGGGGCCTGGCTCCCGCCTGCCCCAGCTGCCAGCGGCTACACAAGAAGATTCTG ccaagTCCGGCAAGCCCAGCCGCGCCTACACTCCTCTCCCCAGGAGCTGGAGCGCCAGGCCTTGGCCAAACACATCAGGGCAGAGGCCCTAAGCTCCACCCTTCGGCTGGCCCAAGACGAAGCCTTGCGGGCCAAGAACCTGCTGCTGACCGACAAGATGAAGCCGGAGTGAGGAAGGAGGCTGAGGGCGTGGGAGGAGG ggagaaggtggccactCTGGACTATGTACACCTGAAGATGTGCTCCCTCCACGATCAACTCAGCAACCTGCCACTTGAGGGGTCCACAGGGACGATGGGGGGAGGAAGCGGTGGGGGAGCTCCCCCAAAACGTGGGGGCCCAGCCCCTGAACAATAA
- the TSKS gene encoding testis-specific serine kinase substrate isoform X3 — protein MASVVVKTIWQSKEIHEAGDPPAGVESHSELVPEAPEGVSTPAKGITKKKKAVSFHGVEPRMSHKPMHWCLNLKRSSACTNVSLLNLAAMEPTDSSGTDSTTEDSGPLVLPVPPASPTLPWASDDPDISEILSGVNSGLVRAKDSITSLKEKTTRVNQHVQTLQSECSVLSENLERRRQEAEELEGYCSQLKVTQSVEDAEIKTNVLKQNSALLEEKLRYLQQQLQNETPRRQEAEVQELEQKLEAGLSRQGLGPPAQPPGSSGPPGSPNEPPRPRSLASGGWGMGPRAGEGPVVSEKELQKVSAGLEELRREVSSLTARWHQEEGAVQEALRLLGGLGGRLDGFLGQWERAQREQAQTARGLQELRGRADELCTLVERSAVSVASLRSELEGLGPMKPILEELGRQFRSSRRGSDLSMTLDRPPQGSCARCASQGQQLSTESLQQLLERALTPLVDEVKQRGLAPACPSCQRLHKKILPSPASPAAPTLLSPGAGAPGLGQTHQGRGPKLHPSAGPRRSLAGQEPAADRQDEAGVRKEAEGVGGGEKVATLDYVHLKMCSLHDQLSNLPLEGSTGTMGGGSGGGAPPKRGGPAPEQ, from the exons CCCGAGGCTCCTGAGGGGGTGAGCACCCCGGCCAAGGGGATCACGAAGAAAAAGAAGGCCGTGTCGTTCCACGG GGTGGAGCCTCGGATGTCCCACAAGCCAATGCACTGGTGCCTGAACCTCAAGAGGTCCTCCGCCTGCACCAATGTGTCACTGCTCAACCTGGCCGCGATGGAGCCCACTGACTCCTCAGGGACAGACTCAACCACAGAGGACAGTGGCCCGCTTGTACTGCCggtgccccctgcctcccccactctaCCCTGGGCTTCGGATGACCCAGACATCTCGGAAATACTG AGTGGGGTCAACAGTGGATTGGTCCGTGCCAAAGACTCCATCACCAGCTTGAAGGAAAAGACCACCAGGGTTAACCAGCACGTGCAGACGCTGCAG AGTGAGTGTTCTGTGCTGAGCGAGAATCTAGAGAGAAGGCGGCAAGAGGCAGAGGAACTAGAAGGCTACTGCAGTCAACTCAAG GTGACCCAGTCGGTGGAAGACGCTGAAATAAAAACCAACGTCCTGAAGCAGAACTCTGCCCTGCTggag GAGAAGCTGCGTTATCTCCAGCAGCAGCTGCAGAACGAGACACCGCGGAGGCAGGAGGCCGAGGTGCAGGAGCTGGAGCAGAAGCTGGAGGCTGGCCTCTCTCGGCAGGGCCTGGGCCCCCCCGCCCAGCCTCCTGGCTCCTCTGGCCCTCCGGGGAGCCCCAACGAACCCCCGCGACCGCGCAGCCTGGCCTCAGGCGGTTGGGGAATGGGGCCGCGGGCGGGGGAGGGCCCCGTCGTGAGCGAGAAGGAGTTGCAGAAAGTCTCTGCCGGCCTTGAGGAGCTGAG GAGGGAGGTGTCCTCGCTGACTGCCCGGTGGCATCAGGAGGAGGGGGCGGTACAGGAGGCCCTGCGGCTGCTCGGGGGCCTGGGCGGCAGGCTCGACGGCTTCCTGGGCCAGTGGGAGCGGGCGCAGCGTGAGCAGGCGCAGACCGCGCGGGGCCTACAGGAGCTGCGAGGCCGGGCGGATGAGCTGTGCACCTT GGTGGAGCGATCTGCAGTGTCTGTGGCTTCACTGAGGAGCGAACTGGAGGGGCTGGGCCCAATGAAACCTATTCTGGAGGAGCTGGGGCGGCAATTTCGGAGCTCTCGAAGAGGGTCTGACCTCTCCATGACCCTGGATCGGCCGCCCCAAGGCTCCTGTGCCCGCTGTGCCAG ccaGGGGCAGCAGCTGTCCACCGAGTCCCTGCAGCAGCTACTGGAGCGAGCACTGACCCCTCTAGTGGATGAGGTGAAGCAGAGGGGCCTGGCTCCCGCCTGCCCCAGCTGCCAGCGGCTACACAAGAAGATTCTG ccaagTCCGGCAAGCCCAGCCGCGCCTACACTCCTCTCCCCAGGAGCTGGAGCGCCAGGCCTTGGCCAAACACATCAGGGCAGAGGCCCTAAGCTCCACCCTTCGGCTGGCCCAAGACGAAGCCTTGCGGGCCAAGAACCTGCTGCTGACCGACAAGATGAAGCCGGAGTGAGGAAGGAGGCTGAGGGCGTGGGAGGAGG ggagaaggtggccactCTGGACTATGTACACCTGAAGATGTGCTCCCTCCACGATCAACTCAGCAACCTGCCACTTGAGGGGTCCACAGGGACGATGGGGGGAGGAAGCGGTGGGGGAGCTCCCCCAAAACGTGGGGGCCCAGCCCCTGAACAATAA
- the TSKS gene encoding testis-specific serine kinase substrate isoform X2: MASVVVKTIWQSKEIHEAGDPPAGVESHSELVPEAPEGVSTPAKGITKKKKAVSFHGVEPRMSHKPMHWCLNLKRSSACTNVSLLNLAAMEPTDSSGTDSTTEDSGPLVLPVPPASPTLPWASDDPDISEILSGVNSGLVRAKDSITSLKEKTTRVNQHVQTLQSECSVLSENLERRRQEAEELEGYCSQLKENCLKVTQSVEDAEIKTNVLKQNSALLEEKLRYLQQQLQNETPRRQEAEVQELEQKLEAGLSRQGLGPPAQPPGSSGPPGSPNEPPRPRSLASGGWGMGPRAGEGPVVSEKELQKVSAGLEELRREVSSLTARWHQEEGAVQEALRLLGGLGGRLDGFLGQWERAQREQAQTARGLQELRGRADELCTLVERSAVSVASLRSELEGLGPMKPILEELGRQFRSSRRGSDLSMTLDRPPQGSCARCASQGQQLSTESLQQLLERALTPLVDEVKQRGLAPACPSCQRLHKKILPSPASPAAPTLLSPGAGAPGLGQTHQGRGPKLHPSAGPRRSLAGQEPAADRQDEAGVRKEAEGVGGGEKVATLDYVHLKMCSLHDQLSNLPLEGSTGTMGGGSGGGAPPKRGGPAPEQ; this comes from the exons CCCGAGGCTCCTGAGGGGGTGAGCACCCCGGCCAAGGGGATCACGAAGAAAAAGAAGGCCGTGTCGTTCCACGG GGTGGAGCCTCGGATGTCCCACAAGCCAATGCACTGGTGCCTGAACCTCAAGAGGTCCTCCGCCTGCACCAATGTGTCACTGCTCAACCTGGCCGCGATGGAGCCCACTGACTCCTCAGGGACAGACTCAACCACAGAGGACAGTGGCCCGCTTGTACTGCCggtgccccctgcctcccccactctaCCCTGGGCTTCGGATGACCCAGACATCTCGGAAATACTG AGTGGGGTCAACAGTGGATTGGTCCGTGCCAAAGACTCCATCACCAGCTTGAAGGAAAAGACCACCAGGGTTAACCAGCACGTGCAGACGCTGCAG AGTGAGTGTTCTGTGCTGAGCGAGAATCTAGAGAGAAGGCGGCAAGAGGCAGAGGAACTAGAAGGCTACTGCAGTCAACTCAAG GAGAACTGCCTGAAGGTGACCCAGTCGGTGGAAGACGCTGAAATAAAAACCAACGTCCTGAAGCAGAACTCTGCCCTGCTggag GAGAAGCTGCGTTATCTCCAGCAGCAGCTGCAGAACGAGACACCGCGGAGGCAGGAGGCCGAGGTGCAGGAGCTGGAGCAGAAGCTGGAGGCTGGCCTCTCTCGGCAGGGCCTGGGCCCCCCCGCCCAGCCTCCTGGCTCCTCTGGCCCTCCGGGGAGCCCCAACGAACCCCCGCGACCGCGCAGCCTGGCCTCAGGCGGTTGGGGAATGGGGCCGCGGGCGGGGGAGGGCCCCGTCGTGAGCGAGAAGGAGTTGCAGAAAGTCTCTGCCGGCCTTGAGGAGCTGAG GAGGGAGGTGTCCTCGCTGACTGCCCGGTGGCATCAGGAGGAGGGGGCGGTACAGGAGGCCCTGCGGCTGCTCGGGGGCCTGGGCGGCAGGCTCGACGGCTTCCTGGGCCAGTGGGAGCGGGCGCAGCGTGAGCAGGCGCAGACCGCGCGGGGCCTACAGGAGCTGCGAGGCCGGGCGGATGAGCTGTGCACCTT GGTGGAGCGATCTGCAGTGTCTGTGGCTTCACTGAGGAGCGAACTGGAGGGGCTGGGCCCAATGAAACCTATTCTGGAGGAGCTGGGGCGGCAATTTCGGAGCTCTCGAAGAGGGTCTGACCTCTCCATGACCCTGGATCGGCCGCCCCAAGGCTCCTGTGCCCGCTGTGCCAG ccaGGGGCAGCAGCTGTCCACCGAGTCCCTGCAGCAGCTACTGGAGCGAGCACTGACCCCTCTAGTGGATGAGGTGAAGCAGAGGGGCCTGGCTCCCGCCTGCCCCAGCTGCCAGCGGCTACACAAGAAGATTCTG ccaagTCCGGCAAGCCCAGCCGCGCCTACACTCCTCTCCCCAGGAGCTGGAGCGCCAGGCCTTGGCCAAACACATCAGGGCAGAGGCCCTAAGCTCCACCCTTCGGCTGGCCCAAGACGAAGCCTTGCGGGCCAAGAACCTGCTGCTGACCGACAAGATGAAGCCGGAGTGAGGAAGGAGGCTGAGGGCGTGGGAGGAGG ggagaaggtggccactCTGGACTATGTACACCTGAAGATGTGCTCCCTCCACGATCAACTCAGCAACCTGCCACTTGAGGGGTCCACAGGGACGATGGGGGGAGGAAGCGGTGGGGGAGCTCCCCCAAAACGTGGGGGCCCAGCCCCTGAACAATAA
- the TSKS gene encoding testis-specific serine kinase substrate isoform X5 has product MASVVVKTIWQSKEIHEAGDPPAGVESHSELVPEAPEGVSTPAKGITKKKKAVSFHGVEPRMSHKPMHWCLNLKRSSACTNVSLLNLAAMEPTDSSGTDSTTEDSGPLVLPVPPASPTLPWASDDPDISEILSGVNSGLVRAKDSITSLKEKTTRVNQHVQTLQSECSVLSENLERRRQEAEELEGYCSQLKENCLKVTQSVEDAEIKTNVLKQNSALLEEKLRYLQQQLQNETPRRQEAEVQELEQKLEAGLSRQGLGPPAQPPGSSGPPGSPNEPPRPRSLASGGWGMGPRAGEGPVVSEKELQKVSAGLEELRREVSSLTARWHQEEGAVQEALRLLGGLGGRLDGFLGQWERAQREQAQTARGLQELRGRADELCTLVERSAVSVASLRSELEGLGPMKPILEELGRQFRSSRRGSDLSMTLDRPPQGSCARCASQGQQLSTESLQQLLERALTPLVDEVKQRGLAPACPSCQRLHKKILELERQALAKHIRAEALSSTLRLAQDEALRAKNLLLTDKMKPEEKVATLDYVHLKMCSLHDQLSNLPLEGSTGTMGGGSGGGAPPKRGGPAPEQ; this is encoded by the exons CCCGAGGCTCCTGAGGGGGTGAGCACCCCGGCCAAGGGGATCACGAAGAAAAAGAAGGCCGTGTCGTTCCACGG GGTGGAGCCTCGGATGTCCCACAAGCCAATGCACTGGTGCCTGAACCTCAAGAGGTCCTCCGCCTGCACCAATGTGTCACTGCTCAACCTGGCCGCGATGGAGCCCACTGACTCCTCAGGGACAGACTCAACCACAGAGGACAGTGGCCCGCTTGTACTGCCggtgccccctgcctcccccactctaCCCTGGGCTTCGGATGACCCAGACATCTCGGAAATACTG AGTGGGGTCAACAGTGGATTGGTCCGTGCCAAAGACTCCATCACCAGCTTGAAGGAAAAGACCACCAGGGTTAACCAGCACGTGCAGACGCTGCAG AGTGAGTGTTCTGTGCTGAGCGAGAATCTAGAGAGAAGGCGGCAAGAGGCAGAGGAACTAGAAGGCTACTGCAGTCAACTCAAG GAGAACTGCCTGAAGGTGACCCAGTCGGTGGAAGACGCTGAAATAAAAACCAACGTCCTGAAGCAGAACTCTGCCCTGCTggag GAGAAGCTGCGTTATCTCCAGCAGCAGCTGCAGAACGAGACACCGCGGAGGCAGGAGGCCGAGGTGCAGGAGCTGGAGCAGAAGCTGGAGGCTGGCCTCTCTCGGCAGGGCCTGGGCCCCCCCGCCCAGCCTCCTGGCTCCTCTGGCCCTCCGGGGAGCCCCAACGAACCCCCGCGACCGCGCAGCCTGGCCTCAGGCGGTTGGGGAATGGGGCCGCGGGCGGGGGAGGGCCCCGTCGTGAGCGAGAAGGAGTTGCAGAAAGTCTCTGCCGGCCTTGAGGAGCTGAG GAGGGAGGTGTCCTCGCTGACTGCCCGGTGGCATCAGGAGGAGGGGGCGGTACAGGAGGCCCTGCGGCTGCTCGGGGGCCTGGGCGGCAGGCTCGACGGCTTCCTGGGCCAGTGGGAGCGGGCGCAGCGTGAGCAGGCGCAGACCGCGCGGGGCCTACAGGAGCTGCGAGGCCGGGCGGATGAGCTGTGCACCTT GGTGGAGCGATCTGCAGTGTCTGTGGCTTCACTGAGGAGCGAACTGGAGGGGCTGGGCCCAATGAAACCTATTCTGGAGGAGCTGGGGCGGCAATTTCGGAGCTCTCGAAGAGGGTCTGACCTCTCCATGACCCTGGATCGGCCGCCCCAAGGCTCCTGTGCCCGCTGTGCCAG ccaGGGGCAGCAGCTGTCCACCGAGTCCCTGCAGCAGCTACTGGAGCGAGCACTGACCCCTCTAGTGGATGAGGTGAAGCAGAGGGGCCTGGCTCCCGCCTGCCCCAGCTGCCAGCGGCTACACAAGAAGATTCTG GAGCTGGAGCGCCAGGCCTTGGCCAAACACATCAGGGCAGAGGCCCTAAGCTCCACCCTTCGGCTGGCCCAAGACGAAGCCTTGCGGGCCAAGAACCTGCTGCTGACCGACAAGATGAAGCCGGA ggagaaggtggccactCTGGACTATGTACACCTGAAGATGTGCTCCCTCCACGATCAACTCAGCAACCTGCCACTTGAGGGGTCCACAGGGACGATGGGGGGAGGAAGCGGTGGGGGAGCTCCCCCAAAACGTGGGGGCCCAGCCCCTGAACAATAA
- the TSKS gene encoding testis-specific serine kinase substrate isoform X6, with amino-acid sequence MASVVVKTIWQSKEIHEAGDPPAGVESHSELVPEAPEGVSTPAKGITKKKKAVSFHGVEPRMSHKPMHWCLNLKRSSACTNVSLLNLAAMEPTDSSGTDSTTEDSGPLVLPVPPASPTLPWASDDPDISEILSGVNSGLVRAKDSITSLKEKTTRVNQHVQTLQSECSVLSENLERRRQEAEELEGYCSQLKGPCPGVLTQENCLKVTQSVEDAEIKTNVLKQNSALLEEKLRYLQQQLQNETPRRQEAEVQELEQKLEAGLSRQGLGPPAQPPGSSGPPGSPNEPPRPRSLASGGWGMGPRAGEGPVVSEKELQKVSAGLEELRREVSSLTARWHQEEGAVQEALRLLGGLGGRLDGFLGQWERAQREQAQTARGLQELRGRADELCTLVERSAVSVASLRSELEGLGPMKPILEELGRQFRSSRRGSDLSMTLDRPPQGSCARCASQGQQLSTESLQQLLERALTPLVDEVKQRGLAPACPSCQRLHKKILPSPASPAAPTLLSPGAGAPGLGQTHQGRGPKLHPSAGPRRSLAGQEPAADRQDEAGGEGGHSGLCTPEDVLPPRSTQQPAT; translated from the exons CCCGAGGCTCCTGAGGGGGTGAGCACCCCGGCCAAGGGGATCACGAAGAAAAAGAAGGCCGTGTCGTTCCACGG GGTGGAGCCTCGGATGTCCCACAAGCCAATGCACTGGTGCCTGAACCTCAAGAGGTCCTCCGCCTGCACCAATGTGTCACTGCTCAACCTGGCCGCGATGGAGCCCACTGACTCCTCAGGGACAGACTCAACCACAGAGGACAGTGGCCCGCTTGTACTGCCggtgccccctgcctcccccactctaCCCTGGGCTTCGGATGACCCAGACATCTCGGAAATACTG AGTGGGGTCAACAGTGGATTGGTCCGTGCCAAAGACTCCATCACCAGCTTGAAGGAAAAGACCACCAGGGTTAACCAGCACGTGCAGACGCTGCAG AGTGAGTGTTCTGTGCTGAGCGAGAATCTAGAGAGAAGGCGGCAAGAGGCAGAGGAACTAGAAGGCTACTGCAGTCAACTCAAG GGCCCCTGCCCTGGTGTTCTGACCCAGGAGAACTGCCTGAAGGTGACCCAGTCGGTGGAAGACGCTGAAATAAAAACCAACGTCCTGAAGCAGAACTCTGCCCTGCTggag GAGAAGCTGCGTTATCTCCAGCAGCAGCTGCAGAACGAGACACCGCGGAGGCAGGAGGCCGAGGTGCAGGAGCTGGAGCAGAAGCTGGAGGCTGGCCTCTCTCGGCAGGGCCTGGGCCCCCCCGCCCAGCCTCCTGGCTCCTCTGGCCCTCCGGGGAGCCCCAACGAACCCCCGCGACCGCGCAGCCTGGCCTCAGGCGGTTGGGGAATGGGGCCGCGGGCGGGGGAGGGCCCCGTCGTGAGCGAGAAGGAGTTGCAGAAAGTCTCTGCCGGCCTTGAGGAGCTGAG GAGGGAGGTGTCCTCGCTGACTGCCCGGTGGCATCAGGAGGAGGGGGCGGTACAGGAGGCCCTGCGGCTGCTCGGGGGCCTGGGCGGCAGGCTCGACGGCTTCCTGGGCCAGTGGGAGCGGGCGCAGCGTGAGCAGGCGCAGACCGCGCGGGGCCTACAGGAGCTGCGAGGCCGGGCGGATGAGCTGTGCACCTT GGTGGAGCGATCTGCAGTGTCTGTGGCTTCACTGAGGAGCGAACTGGAGGGGCTGGGCCCAATGAAACCTATTCTGGAGGAGCTGGGGCGGCAATTTCGGAGCTCTCGAAGAGGGTCTGACCTCTCCATGACCCTGGATCGGCCGCCCCAAGGCTCCTGTGCCCGCTGTGCCAG ccaGGGGCAGCAGCTGTCCACCGAGTCCCTGCAGCAGCTACTGGAGCGAGCACTGACCCCTCTAGTGGATGAGGTGAAGCAGAGGGGCCTGGCTCCCGCCTGCCCCAGCTGCCAGCGGCTACACAAGAAGATTCTG ccaagTCCGGCAAGCCCAGCCGCGCCTACACTCCTCTCCCCAGGAGCTGGAGCGCCAGGCCTTGGCCAAACACATCAGGGCAGAGGCCCTAAGCTCCACCCTTCGGCTGGCCCAAGACGAAGCCTTGCGGGCCAAGAACCTGCTGCTGACCGACAAGATGAAGCCGGA ggagaaggtggccactCTGGACTATGTACACCTGAAGATGTGCTCCCTCCACGATCAACTCAGCAACCTGCCACTTGA